The following coding sequences lie in one Dehalobacter sp. 12DCB1 genomic window:
- a CDS encoding Mrp/NBP35 family ATP-binding protein has translation MGSPCSSCSTASTCSGSCSSVPELTEAQKLSNIKNVVAVMSGKGGVGKSSITSMLAVSLMRQGYKVGILDADITGPSIPKIFGLKDKASAAEKGIMPLKSMSGIKIVSLNLMLENEDDPVIWRGPVISQLVKQFWTDVIWGELDYLLIDLPPGTGDVPISVLQSIPVDGLVIVTSPQQLANMVVRKAIKMATMYKATFYGLVENMAYIECPDCNKRIEIFGKPAGEKEAAVNEIPYLGQLPIDPRLTALSDAGQVEEYQSALFDVIAQKIAARSKGNETV, from the coding sequence GTGGGTAGTCCATGCAGCAGTTGTTCAACAGCTTCAACCTGCTCCGGTAGCTGCTCCTCAGTTCCGGAACTTACTGAAGCTCAAAAATTAAGCAATATTAAAAACGTCGTTGCAGTCATGAGCGGCAAGGGAGGAGTCGGCAAATCCTCTATAACGAGCATGCTTGCTGTAAGCCTGATGCGTCAAGGTTATAAAGTTGGCATTCTTGATGCGGATATAACAGGACCCAGCATTCCGAAGATTTTTGGTCTCAAAGACAAAGCAAGTGCCGCTGAAAAGGGGATTATGCCGCTCAAATCCATGAGTGGCATCAAGATTGTTTCTCTGAATCTTATGCTCGAAAATGAGGATGATCCTGTGATTTGGAGAGGTCCGGTCATTTCCCAACTGGTGAAACAATTCTGGACGGATGTGATCTGGGGAGAACTTGATTACCTGCTGATCGACCTGCCTCCGGGAACCGGCGATGTACCGATCTCCGTATTGCAGTCTATTCCGGTGGATGGTTTGGTTATTGTCACAAGTCCTCAACAGCTTGCTAACATGGTTGTCCGCAAAGCTATAAAAATGGCCACCATGTATAAAGCTACTTTTTATGGACTTGTTGAAAATATGGCTTATATTGAATGCCCGGACTGCAACAAGCGCATTGAGATATTCGGCAAACCGGCTGGAGAGAAGGAAGCTGCGGTGAATGAAATCCCTTATCTCGGCCAATTGCCGATTGATCCAAGACTGACGGCGCTTTCCGATGCCGGGCAAGTTGAAGAATATCAGTCGGCGCTGTTTGATGTGATCGCTCAAAAAATTGCTGCCCGCAGC